In Bacillota bacterium, the following proteins share a genomic window:
- a CDS encoding serine O-acetyltransferase gives MFKRLIEDLESVKQRDPAARSKIEVLLLYPGVHAVISHRVAHWFYKRKMFFTARAISQLSRFFTGIEIHPGAKIGKGLFIDHGMGVVIGET, from the coding sequence GTGTTTAAAAGGTTAATAGAAGATCTGGAGTCAGTGAAGCAGCGTGACCCGGCAGCCAGAAGTAAAATAGAAGTCTTGCTTCTTTATCCAGGTGTACATGCTGTAATCTCGCACAGGGTAGCACACTGGTTCTATAAAAGAAAGATGTTTTTTACAGCACGGGCTATATCTCAGCTTTCACGCTTTTTTACTGGTATAGAGATACATCCCGGTGCTAAAATTGGCAAAGGATTATTCATTGACCATGGTATGGGGGTGGTCATTGGTGAAACA
- the cdaA gene encoding diadenylate cyclase CdaA yields MSGLVNFFNSLKGTITAQLSGRIILTLIDLFIVGYLVYVIINLIKETRAAQLMKGIIVLVVMLELSDLFGLETTNFFLKNSMQVGVIAILIVFQPELRSALERFGRGKFGLEFINMDDPEAIKKAKEAITEVCEACDIMSKKRIGALIVFERQTKLGDIVKSGTVVDGIISSSFLVNIFYTGSPLHDGALIVRNSRAYAAGCFLPLTQNNDLSRELGTRHRAALGISENSDAFVVVVSEESGIISTVSRGNIVRGYNAEELSAELIKNLTEHSEKKPIRPFTKLFRKDKKQ; encoded by the coding sequence ATGAGCGGACTTGTGAATTTTTTTAACAGCTTAAAAGGTACAATAACGGCTCAATTATCCGGCAGGATAATTTTAACGCTTATTGACCTTTTTATAGTCGGCTATCTTGTTTACGTTATAATAAATCTTATTAAGGAAACACGTGCCGCACAGCTTATGAAGGGCATTATCGTTCTTGTTGTCATGCTTGAACTCAGCGACCTTTTCGGTCTTGAAACAACAAACTTTTTCCTCAAAAACTCCATGCAGGTCGGGGTTATAGCAATATTAATCGTGTTTCAACCTGAACTTCGAAGTGCCCTTGAACGATTCGGGCGCGGAAAGTTTGGGCTAGAGTTTATAAATATGGACGACCCTGAAGCAATCAAAAAAGCTAAAGAAGCAATTACAGAGGTCTGTGAAGCTTGTGATATCATGTCTAAAAAGCGAATAGGAGCTCTGATAGTTTTTGAACGCCAGACAAAACTCGGTGATATCGTAAAATCAGGAACAGTAGTCGACGGGATTATTTCAAGTTCTTTTCTCGTAAACATATTTTATACAGGCAGTCCTCTACATGACGGCGCGTTAATAGTTAGAAACAGCCGCGCGTATGCGGCGGGTTGTTTTTTGCCTTTGACACAGAATAACGATTTAAGCCGCGAATTAGGCACCAGACATAGGGCAGCCCTTGGCATCAGCGAGAATTCAGATGCATTTGTAGTGGTGGTGTCAGAGGAAAGCGGCATTATTTCAACCGTATCAAGAGGCAATATCGTTCGGGGCTATAATGCCGAAGAACTCTCGGCAGAGCTTATAAAGAATCTCACCGAGCATTCTGAGAAAAAACCAATAAGGCCCTTTACCAAGTTGTTTCGAAAGGACAAAAAGCAATGA